The following are from one region of the Rhodopirellula sp. P2 genome:
- a CDS encoding flagellar basal body P-ring protein FlgI: MNNQRMLRTTVFFTAILWVAASCGVSSAMAGGLKLGDLCRLKGQETNTLQGLGLVVGLQGTGDGDAAPKGRALARMMQLMGGPMAVDAAGRLNIEDVGDAKNVAMVFVSATIPTVGAQQGDVLDVTINAISAKSLDGGYLMLTPMLGPRADNPTVYGMAEGRVSVSADSPPTSASIQGGLKMETTVRASYVENDRITLIIDRDFADFNTAQRIEDEVNSLTSLTMGDRNASRLSSPNHNAGADLHESAHARAIDQLHVEVMVPPLYRDNPIKFIAFLLDIPIQLANRSKRVVINEADGVVVIGEDVEIAPVLVTHRNLRIEAGGGGRFVEVGPDGTPAAAKLKSLADALGALDVPTEDLIAIIKTLKAKGDLYGEVIFR, translated from the coding sequence ATGAACAACCAACGCATGCTTCGCACGACCGTTTTCTTCACCGCCATCCTATGGGTCGCCGCTTCCTGCGGTGTCTCCTCCGCGATGGCAGGTGGATTGAAACTGGGCGACCTGTGTCGCTTGAAGGGTCAAGAAACCAACACGCTGCAAGGCCTGGGTTTGGTCGTTGGACTGCAAGGCACCGGCGATGGTGACGCTGCCCCCAAGGGTCGCGCACTGGCTCGGATGATGCAGCTGATGGGTGGCCCCATGGCCGTGGACGCGGCCGGGCGTCTGAACATCGAAGACGTCGGCGACGCGAAGAATGTTGCCATGGTTTTCGTCAGCGCGACGATCCCCACGGTCGGTGCACAGCAGGGTGACGTGCTGGATGTCACCATCAATGCGATCAGTGCGAAAAGCCTGGACGGCGGTTACCTGATGCTGACCCCGATGCTCGGGCCTCGCGCCGACAACCCGACCGTGTACGGGATGGCCGAAGGACGGGTGTCCGTGTCAGCGGATTCCCCGCCCACTTCGGCGAGCATTCAAGGCGGCCTGAAAATGGAAACCACCGTGCGAGCGTCTTACGTTGAAAACGACCGCATCACCTTGATCATCGACCGGGACTTCGCCGACTTCAACACCGCACAACGGATCGAAGACGAGGTCAACAGCCTGACATCCCTGACGATGGGTGACCGCAATGCTTCGCGTTTATCCAGCCCCAACCACAATGCCGGTGCCGACCTTCACGAGTCCGCCCACGCGCGTGCCATCGATCAATTGCACGTCGAAGTCATGGTGCCGCCGCTGTACCGCGACAACCCGATCAAGTTCATCGCGTTCTTGCTGGACATCCCCATTCAGTTGGCCAATCGCAGCAAACGGGTCGTGATCAATGAAGCCGACGGCGTGGTGGTGATCGGCGAAGACGTTGAGATCGCACCGGTCTTGGTCACGCATCGCAATTTGCGCATCGAAGCCGGTGGCGGAGGGCGGTTTGTCGAAGTCGGCCCAGACGGAACGCCAGCGGCGGCCAAGCTCAAAAGTTTGGCGGACGCGCTCGGCGCCTTAGACGTCCCCACGGAAGATTTGATCGCCATCATCAAAACACTGAAAGCGAAAGGTGACTTGTACGGCGAAGTCATTTTCCGGTAG
- a CDS encoding rod-binding protein: MTDTRFLSRPPIADFRFEVEPAMSPLSSSRLSSLQTPSAQLGPSAESKSALDALANSSSKEPGTEEAEPLKEAFGDFVGQTLFGSMLSTMRESVGKPAYFHGGRTEEVFQQQMDQHLVEAMSDASADTIANPMFELFQMQRRA; the protein is encoded by the coding sequence ATGACTGACACTCGGTTTTTGAGCCGCCCTCCCATCGCCGACTTTCGTTTCGAGGTCGAACCTGCCATGTCACCGCTTTCGTCTTCCCGACTTTCATCCCTGCAAACACCGTCCGCGCAATTGGGGCCCAGTGCAGAATCGAAGTCCGCCTTGGACGCCCTTGCCAATTCCTCGTCCAAGGAACCGGGCACCGAGGAGGCAGAACCACTGAAGGAAGCCTTCGGCGATTTTGTGGGGCAAACCTTGTTCGGAAGCATGTTGTCGACCATGCGTGAATCAGTTGGCAAACCCGCCTACTTCCACGGCGGGCGGACCGAAGAGGTCTTCCAACAACAAATGGATCAGCACCTCGTGGAAGCCATGTCAGACGCATCCGCTGACACGATCGCCAATCCCATGTTTGAACTGTTTCAAATGCAACGTCGAGCTTGA
- a CDS encoding DUF1501 domain-containing protein, translated as MKSFNMPCLQSTQSESINPSQLAKGLDLMKRRWFLQQCGLGLGHIALTSLMAEAGELGVAEADRSRVDPMAPKAPHFPAKIKNVILLFMGGGPSQFEMFDYKPDLERLDGTLPPPELLDGYRAAFINPNSKLLGPKFKFEKKGSAGTPISELLPHTGGVLDDICLIRSMKTDAFNHAPAQLMMSTGSQQFGRPSMGAWTTYGLGSESRDLPAFVVFNSGQKGPSAGSGNWNSGFLPSLHSGVEFRSSGDPVLYLSNPPGISDWSQRQSLQTVNELNRRRLDVVGDPEIATRINGYEMAYRMQSSAPEAMSLANEPEHILKLYGAEPGKMSFANNCLLARRLVQRGVRFVQLFHESWDQHGGLTGGLKRNCADTDQACAALVKDLKQQGMLDETLVIWGGEFGRTPMVQGGNDGRDHHPNSFSMWMAGGGLKSGLAYGQTDELGFDVAENPVHVHDLHATILHLLGFDHKQLTYRFQGRDYRLTDVHGELVTDILA; from the coding sequence ATGAAGTCTTTCAACATGCCTTGCTTGCAATCCACCCAGTCTGAATCCATCAATCCCTCGCAGCTGGCGAAGGGATTGGATTTGATGAAGCGACGCTGGTTCCTGCAGCAGTGTGGACTCGGTCTGGGCCACATTGCCCTGACGTCTTTGATGGCCGAGGCCGGTGAATTAGGTGTCGCGGAGGCCGACCGATCGCGGGTGGACCCGATGGCGCCCAAAGCCCCTCACTTTCCCGCGAAAATCAAGAACGTGATCTTGTTGTTCATGGGCGGCGGGCCCAGCCAGTTTGAGATGTTTGACTACAAACCGGACTTGGAGCGTCTCGATGGAACGCTGCCTCCGCCGGAGTTGCTGGACGGTTACCGCGCGGCGTTCATCAATCCGAACTCCAAACTGTTGGGACCGAAATTCAAATTTGAAAAGAAGGGATCGGCTGGAACACCGATCAGTGAATTGCTGCCTCACACCGGCGGTGTGCTCGACGACATTTGTTTGATCCGGTCGATGAAGACCGACGCGTTCAACCATGCTCCCGCGCAGTTGATGATGAGCACCGGGTCTCAACAGTTTGGACGACCCAGCATGGGGGCCTGGACCACTTATGGGCTCGGCAGCGAATCACGTGATCTGCCCGCCTTTGTCGTTTTCAACAGCGGGCAGAAGGGGCCCAGTGCCGGGTCTGGGAATTGGAATTCAGGATTCCTGCCTTCGTTGCATTCCGGGGTGGAGTTCCGCAGCAGTGGCGATCCCGTGCTGTACCTGTCCAATCCGCCCGGCATCAGCGATTGGTCCCAGCGACAGTCGTTGCAAACCGTCAATGAATTGAACCGGCGGCGATTGGATGTGGTCGGGGACCCCGAAATTGCGACCCGCATCAATGGGTATGAGATGGCCTACCGGATGCAATCGAGCGCACCGGAGGCGATGTCACTCGCCAACGAACCGGAACACATTCTGAAGTTGTACGGTGCCGAACCGGGCAAAATGTCGTTTGCAAACAATTGCTTGTTGGCCCGTCGCTTGGTTCAGCGAGGGGTTCGCTTTGTGCAACTGTTCCATGAATCATGGGATCAGCACGGTGGTTTGACGGGAGGCTTGAAGCGAAACTGTGCCGACACCGATCAGGCTTGCGCTGCGTTGGTCAAGGATCTCAAGCAGCAGGGCATGTTGGATGAGACGCTGGTGATCTGGGGCGGTGAGTTCGGTCGGACCCCGATGGTTCAAGGTGGCAACGACGGTCGCGATCACCATCCCAACTCATTCAGCATGTGGATGGCGGGCGGTGGATTGAAGTCCGGTTTGGCTTACGGGCAAACGGATGAACTCGGTTTCGATGTGGCTGAGAACCCGGTGCACGTGCATGATTTGCACGCCACGATCTTGCATCTGTTGGGCTTTGACCACAAACAACTGACCTATCGTTTCCAGGGCCGTGACTATCGATTGACCGATGTGCACGGCGAATTGGTGACCGACATTCTGGCGTGA
- a CDS encoding flagellar basal body L-ring protein FlgH, with protein MTLRPRSFAALAMSLTFASGVASAQNSSLLHATPPWMPNAPVSRPSMVAPASNTQARAVPGVGPDAAVMPPEFLPPGMAERVPNGLAANGSGPPAPNPNAARPSFNNSPPPAVGLAGVSWTYQPAPPMRAFRIQDIVTIRVDEIARMMAEGDTEKRRVSLFQATLSEWIKLGSGGLIPDPQAEGDPTVDAQTTANSRAEASVESRESMSFNIAARIVDIRPNGNLVVEARKQYRVNDNLWETSLSGICRAQDIGPDNVVLSRDLIDLEINKQDQGQLRDGYRRGWFQRAFDRLKPF; from the coding sequence ATGACTCTCAGGCCTCGCTCATTCGCCGCCCTGGCAATGTCGCTGACGTTCGCCAGCGGTGTCGCCAGCGCTCAAAATTCTTCGTTGCTGCATGCCACGCCGCCGTGGATGCCCAACGCGCCCGTCAGTCGGCCCAGCATGGTGGCTCCCGCCAGCAACACACAAGCACGCGCGGTTCCCGGTGTGGGACCTGACGCCGCTGTGATGCCGCCGGAGTTCCTGCCACCGGGCATGGCAGAACGCGTCCCCAACGGTTTGGCTGCCAATGGCAGCGGCCCTCCCGCTCCCAATCCGAACGCCGCCCGGCCGTCTTTTAACAATTCGCCGCCCCCCGCAGTTGGATTGGCAGGAGTCAGCTGGACGTACCAGCCCGCTCCTCCGATGCGAGCCTTTCGGATCCAAGACATCGTCACCATTCGGGTCGACGAGATCGCCAGGATGATGGCCGAAGGGGACACCGAAAAACGGCGAGTGTCGTTGTTTCAAGCCACGCTTTCGGAATGGATCAAACTTGGCAGCGGCGGATTGATTCCCGATCCGCAGGCGGAAGGCGATCCCACCGTCGACGCCCAAACCACCGCCAACTCGCGAGCCGAAGCGTCCGTCGAGTCTCGCGAATCGATGTCGTTCAACATTGCGGCTCGGATCGTCGACATTCGCCCCAATGGCAACTTGGTCGTCGAAGCTCGCAAGCAATACCGGGTCAACGACAACCTCTGGGAAACGTCGCTGTCAGGCATCTGCCGCGCCCAAGACATCGGGCCCGACAACGTCGTGCTCAGTCGCGACCTGATCGACCTTGAAATCAACAAACAAGACCAGGGCCAATTGCGAGACGGTTATCGTCGCGGATGGTTCCAACGTGCCTTTGATCGTTTGAAACCATTCTGA
- the trxA gene encoding thioredoxin, which yields MASEAVKEFNDDNFDSEVLQSDSPVLVDFWAPWCGPCRQIAPMIDELASENPGVKIGKVNIDDNPGAAQKFGINSIPTLLLFKNGEIADTFVGVRPKAALQDALTSVS from the coding sequence ATGGCCTCAGAAGCAGTCAAAGAATTCAACGACGACAATTTCGATTCCGAAGTCCTTCAAAGCGACAGCCCTGTGCTGGTCGATTTCTGGGCTCCATGGTGTGGTCCTTGCCGTCAAATCGCACCCATGATCGACGAACTGGCTTCCGAAAATCCTGGCGTCAAGATTGGCAAAGTCAATATCGACGACAACCCAGGTGCCGCTCAGAAGTTCGGCATCAACAGCATCCCAACTTTGTTGCTGTTCAAGAACGGCGAAATCGCGGACACCTTCGTTGGCGTTCGCCCCAAAGCCGCTCTGCAAGACGCCCTGACTTCGGTCAGCTGA
- a CDS encoding NUDIX hydrolase, whose amino-acid sequence MLSPQSTSWTTELPTDADQLADGLTRHLLPNDSTPSTTQNLPPWSLNRDFRCAMAPHLAYGRHRGPHRCHSRHAAVAVCLFQDPSTGSWMIPLTRRPTTLRHHGGQICFPGGRIERGETPSRAALREFDEELGGPAQVHHCCGNLPRQYVYASDNLVTPIVFVIDPPDPAWQPDPAEVDEVIDFPIEAVLNPTQNATSRQSPAEKTCQIDMIQQTKSLRSGIHPDCVAGQLTFAVPAFRHGSVHVWGATAIILGQLAQALHSL is encoded by the coding sequence GTGCTGAGCCCCCAATCCACTTCATGGACGACCGAACTTCCAACCGATGCCGACCAATTGGCCGATGGGCTGACCCGACATCTGCTGCCGAATGATTCGACGCCGTCGACCACTCAGAACCTCCCACCGTGGTCGCTCAATCGAGATTTTCGATGTGCGATGGCGCCGCATTTGGCGTACGGTCGACACCGTGGCCCTCACCGTTGCCATTCGCGACACGCGGCCGTGGCGGTTTGCTTGTTCCAAGATCCCTCCACTGGTTCATGGATGATTCCGTTGACCCGGCGTCCCACGACGCTGCGTCATCATGGCGGCCAAATCTGTTTTCCCGGTGGCCGGATCGAACGTGGAGAAACACCCTCGCGGGCAGCCCTGCGTGAATTCGACGAGGAACTGGGCGGCCCCGCTCAGGTGCACCACTGCTGTGGTAATTTGCCACGGCAATACGTTTACGCCAGCGACAATCTGGTCACCCCGATCGTGTTTGTGATCGATCCGCCCGACCCCGCTTGGCAACCCGATCCAGCCGAGGTGGACGAAGTCATTGATTTCCCGATCGAAGCCGTTTTGAACCCCACTCAAAACGCGACCTCGCGGCAGTCGCCGGCTGAGAAAACGTGTCAAATTGACATGATTCAGCAAACCAAATCGCTGCGTTCAGGAATTCACCCGGACTGCGTGGCTGGTCAGCTGACGTTCGCGGTGCCTGCATTTCGCCATGGTTCGGTGCATGTTTGGGGAGCCACCGCCATCATTCTGGGCCAATTGGCCCAGGCTTTGCATTCCCTTTAG
- a CDS encoding PSD1 and planctomycete cytochrome C domain-containing protein — MKPMAAESFCLRSFCCRTSLPVLLVGMVWSLGSAIRPTSAEEVSFNRDIRSVLSDKCFLCHGPDESTREASLRLDLRAEAIEGGAIDPGDADASELMARITSDDPDLVMPPPSTGKTITDKERIAIQRWIDQGAIYEEHWAYVPPRVPEIPSVSNSQWCRNDIDRFVLARLEATQRSPNQPADIATLTRRLHLDLTGLPPTLQTLDQLASADDPELLLQQLSDSMLESISFGERWARWWLDAARYADSAGYEKDMQRNVWFYRDWVVDAMHQDMPYDQFILEQIAGDLLPGATQSQRVATGFLRNSMTNEEGGADPEQFRIEGMFDRMDAIGKSVLGITTQCAQCHTHKYDPISHHEYYEMFAALNDFHEACITVFTPEQTKQREDMLSSIEAAEKAFQREHPEWREQVAEWARSRSGNHVAWQVLHPTTVPFEGQKFNVLEDGSIVSESYAPTKVSNDFTLETHLGTITAVRLDALTHPQLPRGGPGRSIDGTGALSEFKLKITPLTKDEKGDPKPAVWVKFHRAFSDANPARQTLKPQYRNRDPDKDTRVVGPPEYAIDGDEATAWTTDIGPGRSNQSRHIVFVPEEPVTINDQAEVTFTLVQKHGGWNSDDNQNFLIGRYRVSITDAAELPASSVPTETESVLAMDPNDWTHSQAELAFTAWHRSLATAGLTNDNLANSDEVANSDESSSDHDPSTSTLQNDLLALNAQVEALWQQFPETTTQLVAQATQHPRETFVFSRGDFLNPTDLVQPDAPDFLHEMPRDDAPDRLRFAKWLVSKDSPTTARVIVNRIWQAYFGRGLVSTPEDFGFQSAAPTHPELLDYLATELMQNGWRLKHIHRLIVDSATYRQSSTVPDQAWREDPDNQWLARGPRHRMEAEMIRDLALSVSGLLNTSVGGPSIYPPAPGFLFQPPTSYGPKIWNTSTGSDQYRRSLYVHQYRSVPYPPLQVFDAPKGDAACVRREQSNTPLQSLVLMNEPQFVDAARALAARILREASADDAQRIQFAFRWCTSREPDAEEVQILLRLLQQQRQHIADGNLNLPELLGVPAGLCQQLTGFDAAELAAWMTVSRTILNLDETITKS, encoded by the coding sequence ATGAAGCCAATGGCTGCCGAATCGTTTTGTCTTCGAAGCTTTTGCTGTCGAACTTCCCTGCCAGTCTTGCTTGTGGGGATGGTGTGGTCACTGGGATCCGCTATTCGGCCGACCTCCGCCGAGGAGGTTTCATTCAATCGAGACATTCGCAGCGTGCTGTCGGACAAGTGCTTTCTTTGCCACGGACCCGATGAATCCACCCGAGAAGCCAGTTTGCGATTGGACCTGCGGGCCGAAGCGATCGAAGGTGGGGCGATCGATCCCGGCGACGCCGATGCCAGCGAGTTGATGGCGCGGATCACCAGCGATGATCCTGACTTGGTCATGCCGCCACCCAGCACCGGCAAGACAATCACAGACAAGGAACGAATCGCGATCCAGCGCTGGATCGATCAGGGTGCCATCTACGAAGAGCATTGGGCGTATGTCCCGCCACGTGTTCCCGAAATACCGAGCGTTTCCAATTCGCAGTGGTGCCGCAACGACATCGATCGATTTGTGCTGGCACGCTTGGAAGCCACCCAGCGTTCCCCCAACCAGCCCGCCGACATCGCAACGTTGACGCGTCGATTGCATTTGGATCTGACGGGCTTGCCGCCCACACTGCAAACGTTGGATCAGCTCGCCTCCGCGGATGATCCCGAGTTGCTGTTGCAACAACTCAGCGACAGCATGTTGGAATCCATCTCGTTCGGTGAACGCTGGGCGCGTTGGTGGCTCGACGCGGCACGCTACGCGGATTCAGCGGGTTACGAAAAGGACATGCAACGCAATGTGTGGTTCTATCGTGATTGGGTCGTCGATGCGATGCACCAAGACATGCCCTACGACCAATTCATCCTGGAACAGATCGCCGGTGACTTGCTGCCCGGTGCCACGCAAAGCCAACGTGTCGCGACTGGGTTTCTACGGAACTCGATGACCAACGAAGAGGGCGGGGCCGACCCCGAACAATTTCGTATCGAAGGCATGTTCGATCGAATGGACGCGATCGGCAAATCAGTGCTTGGCATCACCACCCAGTGTGCTCAATGTCATACGCACAAATACGATCCGATCAGTCACCACGAATACTACGAAATGTTCGCGGCCCTGAATGATTTTCACGAAGCCTGCATCACCGTCTTCACCCCCGAGCAAACGAAACAACGCGAGGACATGCTGTCGTCGATCGAAGCGGCTGAAAAGGCGTTTCAACGCGAACATCCTGAGTGGCGGGAACAGGTGGCCGAGTGGGCTCGGTCGCGATCTGGCAACCACGTCGCCTGGCAAGTGCTGCATCCCACCACGGTTCCGTTCGAAGGCCAGAAGTTCAACGTCTTGGAAGATGGATCGATTGTCAGCGAAAGCTACGCACCCACCAAAGTCAGCAACGACTTCACCCTGGAAACTCACCTGGGCACAATCACCGCGGTTCGACTCGATGCGCTCACGCATCCGCAGTTGCCTCGTGGTGGCCCCGGCCGCAGCATCGATGGCACGGGGGCGTTGTCCGAATTCAAACTCAAAATCACCCCGCTGACCAAAGATGAAAAGGGTGATCCCAAGCCGGCCGTTTGGGTGAAGTTTCATCGCGCGTTCAGCGATGCCAATCCGGCACGCCAGACGTTGAAGCCGCAATACCGCAATCGGGACCCTGATAAAGACACGCGTGTTGTGGGCCCGCCTGAATACGCGATCGATGGCGATGAAGCCACCGCGTGGACCACGGACATCGGGCCCGGACGCAGCAACCAATCTCGTCACATTGTGTTCGTCCCCGAAGAACCCGTCACAATCAACGACCAAGCCGAAGTCACGTTCACGTTGGTGCAAAAGCACGGGGGCTGGAACAGCGATGACAATCAAAACTTCTTGATCGGACGTTATCGCGTCAGCATCACCGACGCGGCTGAATTGCCTGCTTCCTCGGTTCCCACCGAAACGGAATCCGTTTTGGCAATGGATCCCAATGATTGGACGCATTCGCAAGCCGAACTCGCGTTCACGGCCTGGCATCGTTCGCTGGCGACCGCCGGACTCACAAACGACAACCTGGCGAACAGCGATGAGGTGGCGAACAGCGATGAGTCGTCGAGCGATCATGATCCTTCGACGTCCACGCTCCAGAACGATCTGTTGGCGCTCAATGCCCAGGTGGAAGCGCTGTGGCAGCAGTTCCCCGAAACGACCACGCAGCTTGTCGCGCAAGCCACCCAGCATCCTCGCGAAACGTTTGTGTTCTCTCGAGGCGACTTCTTGAATCCGACCGACCTGGTCCAGCCGGACGCTCCGGATTTCTTGCACGAGATGCCCCGTGATGACGCCCCGGATCGTCTGCGATTTGCAAAGTGGTTGGTGTCAAAGGATTCGCCGACGACCGCCCGCGTGATCGTGAACCGAATCTGGCAGGCCTACTTTGGGCGTGGTTTGGTTTCCACGCCGGAAGACTTTGGGTTCCAATCCGCCGCTCCGACTCACCCGGAACTGTTGGACTACCTGGCCACCGAACTGATGCAAAACGGTTGGCGACTGAAGCACATTCATCGCTTGATTGTCGATTCAGCGACCTACCGCCAATCGTCCACGGTCCCGGATCAGGCCTGGCGAGAGGATCCCGACAATCAGTGGCTCGCTCGCGGCCCTCGGCACCGCATGGAAGCCGAGATGATTCGCGATCTGGCCCTGTCGGTCAGTGGTTTGCTGAACACATCCGTCGGTGGTCCCAGCATCTACCCGCCGGCCCCGGGGTTTTTGTTTCAACCGCCAACCAGTTACGGACCCAAGATTTGGAACACGTCGACGGGGTCCGACCAATACCGCCGGAGTCTGTACGTGCACCAGTACCGCAGCGTTCCCTACCCGCCGCTGCAAGTCTTCGATGCACCCAAAGGCGATGCGGCCTGCGTTCGTCGCGAGCAAAGCAACACTCCGTTGCAATCGCTGGTGTTGATGAACGAACCTCAATTTGTCGATGCGGCACGAGCGTTGGCAGCACGCATTCTGCGGGAAGCGTCGGCCGATGACGCCCAACGAATTCAGTTTGCGTTTCGATGGTGCACCAGTCGCGAACCCGATGCGGAGGAAGTTCAAATCCTGCTGCGTTTGCTTCAGCAACAACGTCAACACATTGCCGATGGGAACCTGAATCTGCCGGAGTTGTTGGGAGTCCCCGCAGGATTGTGCCAGCAGCTCACCGGATTCGACGCCGCTGAATTGGCAGCCTGGATGACGGTCAGTCGCACGATTTTGAACTTGGATGAAACGATCACCAAATCATGA
- the flgA gene encoding flagellar basal body P-ring formation chaperone FlgA encodes MDSISKTSFRSAFVRRWFLACAAACSIGFSLHLPAQTPGDANAIANAAMRTPFHGVDPKFNRNPAPRILPASMQSSGQPEQHAGRQPTQPRSSQPHSQTIDANTRWQFTAIENASTGSPIIRLRDVVRPLHANMAAWPRLADATVGLMPLDGTPAKISRDRLADLIVGGQATAGRIKIYGNQTIVVHAVQNSPPTEAGNTHSLAAQPVSAFRESIDNTYVAHAMLDAPAASESVSSPTSAPGDELDFETRERLSHWVQLGLKNQFRDLPDAFDYEASFITQEVGPLTEMQGIREIRFLDPIPTWSAESSSPITCRLKIDARSRVDDCEGIIRVTFTPKPAVVVARRPLQRGHRVGPGDVHLQPSPVTDLSGDQVMDVNEVIGMEVVGLIRADVPLRPSDFAAPRLVRRGDLVEVQVTGGGIRVTTTAKALGDGAQNELIEIETLSPKRRLLAKVVEPSVVEIVTQPNRVLANQPSRKWQPQP; translated from the coding sequence ATGGATTCGATTTCGAAAACGTCGTTCCGATCCGCCTTCGTGAGAAGGTGGTTTTTGGCGTGCGCCGCGGCGTGTTCGATTGGGTTCTCGTTGCACCTGCCTGCACAAACACCGGGCGATGCCAACGCCATCGCCAACGCGGCGATGCGGACGCCCTTTCATGGCGTCGATCCAAAATTCAATCGCAATCCCGCACCGCGAATTTTGCCTGCGTCGATGCAGTCCTCCGGCCAGCCCGAACAGCACGCGGGGCGTCAACCAACCCAACCGCGATCCAGTCAGCCACACAGCCAAACGATTGACGCGAACACACGTTGGCAATTCACCGCGATTGAAAACGCCAGCACGGGTTCCCCGATCATCCGGCTCCGTGATGTCGTGCGTCCCTTGCATGCCAACATGGCGGCTTGGCCCCGCCTGGCCGATGCCACCGTGGGCCTGATGCCACTGGATGGAACGCCCGCCAAAATTTCTCGGGATCGGTTGGCGGATCTGATCGTTGGCGGGCAAGCCACAGCGGGCCGCATCAAGATCTACGGGAATCAAACCATCGTGGTGCATGCCGTTCAAAACAGCCCTCCAACCGAAGCGGGCAACACGCACTCGCTGGCCGCACAACCGGTTTCGGCGTTTCGAGAATCGATCGACAACACCTACGTTGCCCACGCGATGCTGGATGCCCCAGCCGCCTCTGAATCCGTTTCGTCCCCCACCTCTGCCCCCGGGGATGAACTGGATTTCGAAACACGAGAGCGACTCAGTCACTGGGTCCAGCTCGGATTGAAAAACCAATTTCGCGACCTGCCGGACGCCTTTGACTACGAAGCCTCCTTCATCACGCAGGAAGTCGGCCCGCTGACGGAGATGCAAGGCATTCGAGAGATTCGGTTCCTCGATCCGATCCCAACTTGGTCGGCCGAGAGTTCCTCGCCCATCACCTGCCGTCTCAAAATCGATGCCCGATCCCGGGTCGACGATTGCGAAGGCATCATCCGCGTCACCTTCACGCCCAAGCCCGCCGTGGTCGTCGCGCGACGTCCGCTGCAACGGGGGCACCGCGTGGGTCCCGGTGACGTTCACTTGCAACCCTCCCCCGTGACCGATCTTTCAGGCGACCAGGTCATGGACGTGAACGAAGTGATCGGGATGGAAGTCGTGGGACTGATTCGCGCCGACGTGCCGCTTCGCCCCAGTGACTTTGCGGCACCGCGATTGGTACGCCGAGGTGACTTGGTCGAGGTTCAAGTGACCGGCGGCGGTATCCGCGTGACGACCACTGCGAAGGCTCTGGGCGATGGCGCCCAAAATGAACTGATCGAGATCGAAACACTCTCGCCCAAGCGACGCCTGCTGGCCAAGGTCGTGGAACCGTCCGTCGTCGAGATCGTGACCCAGCCGAACCGTGTCCTCGCGAATCAACCCTCTCGCAAATGGCAACCGCAACCATGA
- a CDS encoding sugar phosphate isomerase/epimerase family protein — protein sequence MFVAASTRCWPDLELQASIELLQDLDFTAIEIAIHESSAHCRPSDVLSDEDRGIQLLRHTHRLEISGYSVELDSTGEQHYTDFEGICRIAKATKVVNIAVPSSEKGTPFNEEVEHLRRLVAIAEGEGVRVNVRSMLGCLSEDPDTLLVLCNNVDGLGVTLDPSVPLVAAHENPAAGKTMAGGKGFDQILKFVHNVHLRDTRKDAFQVSVGQGEVDYGKLVTQLEREKYTRALTVDMTPMEDYDHRVELRKLRRLLETLI from the coding sequence GTGTTTGTTGCTGCTTCGACCCGATGCTGGCCAGACCTTGAATTGCAGGCCTCGATCGAACTGCTTCAGGATTTGGATTTCACAGCGATTGAAATCGCGATTCATGAATCGTCCGCCCACTGCCGTCCCAGTGACGTGTTGAGCGATGAGGACCGTGGCATTCAGTTGCTCCGGCACACCCACCGTTTAGAAATCAGTGGGTACAGCGTCGAGCTGGACTCCACCGGCGAACAACACTACACCGATTTTGAAGGCATTTGCCGGATCGCGAAAGCGACCAAAGTCGTCAACATCGCCGTGCCTTCCAGCGAAAAGGGCACCCCGTTCAACGAAGAAGTGGAACACCTGCGGCGATTGGTTGCGATCGCAGAAGGCGAAGGCGTGCGAGTCAACGTGCGATCGATGCTGGGCTGCCTGAGCGAAGATCCCGACACGCTGCTGGTGCTTTGCAACAACGTCGACGGGTTGGGCGTGACGCTCGACCCCAGCGTGCCCTTGGTGGCCGCTCATGAAAATCCCGCCGCTGGCAAGACAATGGCTGGTGGCAAGGGCTTCGATCAAATCTTGAAGTTCGTCCACAACGTTCACCTTCGCGACACCCGCAAAGACGCGTTCCAAGTCAGCGTGGGCCAAGGCGAAGTCGATTACGGCAAACTGGTCACCCAACTGGAACGTGAAAAGTACACCCGTGCGTTGACCGTCGACATGACACCGATGGAAGATTACGACCACCGCGTGGAACTTCGAAAACTGCGTCGCTTGCTCGAAACGTTGATCTAA